The Diadema setosum chromosome 12, eeDiaSeto1, whole genome shotgun sequence genome has a segment encoding these proteins:
- the LOC140236164 gene encoding uncharacterized oxidoreductase YjmC-like translates to MERIMVATGTDPTHAADLAELLVSADHRGHFSHGLNRIDVYMNGVEAGIIGKSGQPTVLKELAATAWVDGENLLGPTVGKFCTDLAVQKAREAGIGCVVVKGSNHFGIAGWYSMRMMEAGMLGLSFTNTTPCAVPTRARQNTLGTHPIACAAPALSGDSFVLDMATTTAAYGKVEICKLKGQSIPNGWGCDSTGKETNDPKEVIGGGGLLPLGGKEISGGYKGYGLTMMVEVMTGILGGAHFGGNIRKWLATDREADLGQCFIAIDPEAFAPGFCDRMSQLMSMCRNAEPAEGESAVLVAGDPERAHMEKVAKEGGLRYHRNLFRKLDDLASHLGVEPIKRS, encoded by the exons ATGGAGAGAATTATGGTTGCCACGGGAACTGACCCTACCCATGCTGCTGATCTGGCAGAACTGCTGGTGTCTGCAGATCACAGGGGGCACTTTAGCCATGGACTCAATAGAATAG ATGTGTACATGAATGGAGTGGAGGCAGGGATCATCGGCAAGAGCGGCCAGCCGACTGTCCTGAAGGAACTGGCAGCAACAGCCTGGGTGGACGGAGAAAATCTCTTGGGACCCACAGTGGGGAAGTTCTGCACAGATCTGGCTGTGCAGAAGGCAAGGGAGGCTGGTATTGGGTGTGTTGTTGTTAAGG GCTCCAATCATTTTGGCATAGCTGGCTGGTATTCAATGAGGATGATGGAAGCAGGCATGCTAGGGCTGTCCTTCACAAACACCACACCATGTGCTGTACCAACCAGAGCCAGACAG AACACCCTTGGGACCCATCCCATAGCTTGTGCTGCCCCCGCCCTGTCAGGCGACAGCTTTGTACTGGACATGGCCACCACCACGGCGGCATACGGCAAG GTTGAGATTTGCAAGCTGAAGGGTCAGTCAATCCCTAATGGCTGGGGCTGTGATTCCACAGGCAAG GAGACCAACGACCCAAAGGAGGTAATAGGTGGAGGAGGTCTCCTTCCCTTAGGGGGCAAGGAGATCTCAGGGGGGTACAAGGGCTATGGACTGACCATGATGGTGGAGGTGATGACTGGCATACTGGGAGGGGCTCACTTTGGCGGCAACATCCGGAAGTGGCTGGCCACTGACCGGGAGGCTGACCtg GGCCAGTGTTTCATCGCTATCGACCCTGAAGCTTTTGCGCCAGGCTTCTGTGATCGCATGAGCCAGCTCATGTCCATGTGTAGAAATGCAGAACCG GCTGAAGGAGAGAGTGCAGTACTGGTGGCGGGTGACCCTGAGAGGGCGCACATGGAGAAAGTGGCCAAAGAGGGCGGTCTCCGGTATCACAGAAACCTCTTTAGAAAATTG gaTGATTTAGCCTCGCATCTTGGAGTGGAACCGATCAAGCGATCATGA